A single genomic interval of Spinacia oleracea cultivar Varoflay chromosome 6, BTI_SOV_V1, whole genome shotgun sequence harbors:
- the LOC110794164 gene encoding protein ALTERED PHOSPHATE STARVATION RESPONSE 1-like, protein MGCAFSSPLSKKKLRYLTVGSGGRNDGDAVSLCRERKHLVKKAVKQRQAFADAHFKYIHSLSAVASAIAVFVARYSSPPSQYFITFDSSNSTATPQSHSLIQGSTATSEEVEVEEEERENGVCDHFYDDVEEECKWDFFNLLDEKKVKEERELKRVIRKEEEHGNGKGNGRELLEALKDLEDHFLRAYDSGIEVSKMLEVDKVPSYPTVQDIKENASRKRSISSRSSSCKSFLSLSSRSSSSTWAESGGDRKSLLSCHSDTSSTVTENRSDPLDGRGGMVSGSHSFTLGRLYAWEKKLYHEVKAAQQSQKNYKLKCSRLQKKDVEGDNLCPSKASSEVTDLYHLMLVALQRAESISKQIEKLRDEELQPQLFELLHGLARSWKSMSETHEIQRKIMREINYFSYGKFCTNSHRLATFELEAVIQEWHSCFSDYICAQKAYVKSLHGWLSKFIDAEAEYHYTSNFSFPPIRFSRPTLIVTCQHWSTCMERLPDKSVKYAMKSLGKDIQALWVQQGMEQQQKRKVEGLDKEMDRKILSFEDKRLVAKYIAHRNVEEQADSLVEKEQQLEICRQKIEMERERYTSSVEETKRLTMNRLGMGFSSVFGSLAEFSRASATVYADLVTLPQNAGKTCG, encoded by the exons atggGTTGTGCATTTTCGTCGCCATTGTCGAAGAAGAAATTGAGGTACTTAACAGTTGGTAGTGGTGGTAGAAACGATGGTGACGCGGTTTCATTGTGTAGAGAGAGGAAGCACCTTGTTAAGAAGGCGGTGAAGCAGAGGCAAGCGTTTGCCGACGCGCATTTTAAGTATATTCATTCTCTCTCCGCCGTCGCTTCCGCCATTGCTGTTTTCGTTGCTCGATATTCTTCCCCTCCTTCGCAGTACTTCATTACTTTTGATTCTTCTAATTCCACTGCGACTCCTCAATCTCATTCCCTAATTCAGGGTTCTACTGCAACTTCGGAGGAGGTTGAGGTTgaggaagaggagagagaaaatggggtttGTGACCATTTTTATGATGATGTCGAGGAGGAATGTAAGTGGGATTTCTTCAATTTGTTGGATGAGAAGAAGGTTAAGGAGGAGAGGGAATTGAAAAGAGTTATTCGGAAAGAAGAAGAACATGGGAATGGGAAGGGGAATGGAAGGGAATTGTTGGAAGCATTGAAGGATTTGGAGGACCATTTTCTAAGGGCTTATGATTCCGGCATTGAGGTTTCAAAGATGTTGGAAGTTGATAAAGTTCCTTCATACCCTACTGTTCAGGATATTAAAG AAAATGCTAGTAGGAAACGGTCTATCTCATCTCGATCTTCCTCTTGTAAGAGTTTCCTTTCCTTAAGCTCGAGGAGTAGTTCTTCTACTTGGGCAGAGAGTGGAGGTGATCGCAAAAGTTTACTATCATGTCATTCTGATACTTCTTCAACTGTGACTGAAAATAGAAGTGATCCTCTTGATGGTCGCGGGGGAATGGTATCTGGTAGCCACTCTTTTACTCTAGGAAGGTTGTATGCTTGGGAAAAGAAGCTCTATCATGAAGTCAAG GCTGCACAACAAAGTCAGAAGAATTATAAGCTTAAATGCTCACGATTGCAGAAGAAAGATGTTGAGGGAGATAACTTGTGCCCATCAAAAGCCTCATCTGAAGTAACTGATCTTTATCATCTGATGTTGGTTGCTCTGCAGCGTGCTGAGTCAATCTCTAAGCAAATCGAGAAGCTTAGAGATGAAGAGCTTCAACCACAACTTTTTGAGCTTCTACATGG TCTGGCGAGAAGTTGGAAGTCAATGTCAGAAACCCATGAAATTCAGAGAAAAATTATGAGGGAAATAAACTATTTTAGTTATGGGAAATTTTGCACCAACTCTCACCGCCTAGCTACTTTTGAGCTAGAAGCTGTAATTCAGGAGTGGCACTCTTGCTTCTCAGACTATATATGTGCACAAAAAGCATACGTAAAATCTCTTCATGGTTGGCTATCAAAGTTCATTGATGCAGAAGCTGAATATCACTATACCAGCAACTTTTCATTCCCACCGATTCGTTTCAGTAGGCCAACTTTGATAGTCACTTGTCAGCACTGGTCAACTTGTATGGAAAGGTTGCCTGACAAGTCAGTGAAATATGCCATGAAAAGCTTGGGAAAGGATATTCAGGCATTGTGGGTTCAACAGGGCATGGAGCAGCAACAGAAACGGAAGGTTGAGGGACTTGATAAAGAAATGGATAGGAAGATTCTTAGTTTTGAGGACAAAAGACTTGTGGCTAAATATATAGCACACCGCAATGTGGAGGAACAAGCTGATTCTCTTGTTGAGAAGGAGCAGCAGCTAGAAATTTGTAGgcaaaaaattgaaatggagagagaaagataCACTAGTAGCGTGGAGGAGACAAAACGATTGACAATGAATAGACTTGGAATGGGTTTTTCGTCAGTTTTTGGGTCATTAGCAGAATTTTCAAGAGCTTCTGCCACAGTTTATGCTGATCTTGTTACGTTACCTCAGAATGCAGGGAAGACCTGTGGGTAA